A section of the Babylonia areolata isolate BAREFJ2019XMU chromosome 1, ASM4173473v1, whole genome shotgun sequence genome encodes:
- the LOC143285662 gene encoding uncharacterized protein LOC143285662, protein MASLAVLKAVQSGRVTQTRLLLEMGSAVNGRDAEGRTPLMHALLLHDPNVRTRLLRLLLRAGAVVSLPDNQKRNALMWACRAAGSDDVRLLLHHCDVELNLNAQNEEGQTALWIAVDSGKVDTVREMLRALSQHELSSEVADLWGVTPAMRAASLGYLDCLRALIAHLDTIAKSNNTLINIAKINHILKSLSVANKPATTPVTPRPTQPETKTTADRKLPAIRIIPPESCPSLTDTSPRPTQPEQSNSSTSSTFEFRRDPISRATPFSVYNLLPTISPRSQHSAQKSPVPSDLEDPKSSSSLQGSRTEGVKTTSTSVRFEDHGCTRGEEKGSVSLHLPPVIKISTTRSEDLGHLLAERKQCVSPSCLSGPAGRPPLPEPRALSPGRVVLKPVATVTMVQQSIRDRLPGLFDIIAQQTSLSFRKGAIEPIPKKITIKKPSPLPLPIPRRPSRAGRRSKWSKLRGVALVGGLAKVKAAAKNKLRVDKPQRKTSVSGK, encoded by the exons ATGGCCTCACTGGCAGTGCTGAAGGCGGTGCAGTCGGGCCGAGTCACCCAGACCCGCCTGCTGCTGGAGATGGGCAGTGCGGTGAACGGGCGGGACGCGGAGGGCAGGACGCCCCTCATGCACGCTCTCCTCCTGCACGACCCCAACGTCCGCACCCGCCTGCTGCGTCTGCTGCTGAGGGCGGGGGCCGTGGTCAGCCTGCCGGACAACCAGAAAAGGAACGCCCTCATGTGGGCCTGCCGCGCCGCCGGCAGTGATGACGTCAGACTCCTGCTGCATCACTGTGACGTGGAGCTGAACCTGAACGCGCAGAACGAGGAGGGGCAGACGGCGCTGTGGATCGCTGTGGACAGCGGGAAGGTGGACACGGTTCGCGAGATGCTGCGGGCCCTGTCCCAGCACGAGTTGAGCAGTGAGGTGGCGGACCTATGGGGCGTAACCCCAGCCATGCGAGCCGCCAGCCTGGGGTACCTCGACTGTCTGCGGGCGCTGATAGCACACCTGGACACCATCGCTAAATCCAACAACACCCTCATCAACATCGCCAAGATCAACCATATCCTGAAATCATTGTCTGTAGCGAATAAACCAGCGACCACGCCTGTGACCCCCCGACCCACACAACCAGAAACCAAGACCACGGCAGATCGGAAACTGCCTGCGATCCGAATCATACCGCCAGAAAGCTGCCCGTCTCTGACAGATACAAGTCCCAGACCTACCCAGCCCGAGCAAAGCAACAGCTCCACTTCATCTACCTTCGAATTTCGTCGTGACCCCATCAGTCGCGCCACCCCATTCTCCGTATACAACCTTCTACCCACCATCTCTCCCAGGTCGCAGCACTCTGCCCAAAAGTCGCCCGTACCATCAGACCTAGAAGATCCCAAATCCAGCAGTTCCCTTCAAGGGTCTAGAACAGAGGGAGTGAAGACGACCAGTACTTCAGTGAGGTTTGAGGACCACGGATGTACGCGGGGCGAGGAGAAGGGTTCCGTGTCCCTACACTTACCCCCTGTGATAAAAATCAGTACCACAAGGTCCGAGGACCTGGGACACTTGCTGGCTGAACGGAAACAGTGTGTGTCCCCGTCTTGTCTCTCCGGGCCTGCTGGGCGTCCTCCGCTGCCTGAGCCCAGGGCTTTGAGTCCGGGACGTGTCGTTCTGAAGCCCGTGGCCACCGTGACCATGGTGCAGCAGTCAATCCGGGACAGGTTACCCGGGCTCTTCGATATCATCGCTCAGCAGACTTCACTCTCCTTCAGAAAGGGGGCGATAGAGCCGATACCGAAGAAGATTACGATAAagaaaccgtcaccactaccaCTTCCAATACCACGACGACCATCCCGAG CTGGACGCCGCTCAAAGTGGTCCAAGCTACGAGGCGTGGCGCTGGTGGGGGGACTGGCCAAAGTCAAGGCGGCAGCCAAGAACAAACTTCGCGTGGACAAACCGCAACGAAAGACGTCAGTATCTGGCAAGTAG
- the LOC143293008 gene encoding kelch repeat and BTB domain-containing protein 8-like: MADASCLDVKSYLSSGLLDLLAGNRHVDTTIHVNGRTFKCHRVVLCAMSRYFDAMFSSGMLECQAGEVFLHNAQPAAFDLILHFMYGKPIELTADNVGEILEMSSVYQIPALQSKCEKYLAKDLSTSNCLTRWKLSCIYSCSWLGERAWEMVLYNFKELATTEEFLMLCKDDLIRVISDDRLQVENEEEVCKVALHWVEHDVARKEVLHDVFQHLKLPMMSPQYLESLPRSKAYIQENSKVCTLLSKFAHRQRPGLHSSSSMEERGESDNAFRDRSEDVLVMVDGRRQEVVCYSLQRRKLFTLAKFPYFADGKAACVHLGDIFVSGGVSSGLEKRLVRFNTKRNRWDECCTMQEGRSYHNLVSVQDHLYSLSGFLCNDPVSSIECYTSKDNAWIKVGDLAAPVGGLSAAALGDTIYMFGGKRKRHEQETAVFQSFNTRTSTACVLNALPLRTCWSQAIVVDDVIHIFCPNGHVLGFDKSGPPGIVTVSPKLDVSYFSVVHHRGTFLVIQVGDAKYHDEVRVFHPDTGEVQIMHERLPRSLCDSKWMKVVINRQHLKYECSHPTHR, encoded by the coding sequence ATGGCAGATGCCAGTTGTCTTGATGTGAAGAGCTACCTGAGTTCAGGACTACTGGATCTGCTAGCAGGTAATCGACATGTTGACACAACGATACATGTCAATGGACGAACATTCAAGTGTCACCGTGTGGTGCTGTGTGCCATGTCACGGTACTTTGACGCCATGTTCTCCTCTGGCATGCTGGAGTGCCAGGCTGGGGAGGTGTTTTTGCACAACGCCCAGCCTGCCGCCTTTGATCTGATCCTGCATTTCATGTACGGAAAACCCATTGAGTTGACTGCGGACAATGTTGGTGAGATCCTTGAGATGTCATCAGTGTACCAGATCCCTGCCTTACAATCCAAGTGTGAAAAATACCTGGCCAAAGATCTGTCTACCAGCAACTGTCTGACCCGCTGGAAACTGTCCTGCATCTACAGTTGCAGTTGGCTCGGGGAGCGGGCCTGGGAAATGGTTCTGTATAACTTCAAGGAGCTAGCCACCACAGAAGAGTTTTTGATGCTTTGCAAAGATGATCTGATCCGAGTTATAAGTGATGACCGCCTACAGGTGGAGAATGAAGAGGAAGTGTGTAAAGTGGCTCTTCATTGGGTGGAGCATGACGTTGCAAGGAAGGAGGTTCTCCATGATGTGTTCCAACATCTAAAGCTGCCCATGATGAGTCCCCAGTACTTGGAATCCTTGCCAAGGTCCAAGGCCTACATCCAAGAAAACAGCAAAGTGTGTACATTGTTGTCCAAGTTCGCACACAGGCAGAGGCCAGGGCTGCACAGCTCCAGCAgcatggaggagagaggggagtcaGACAATGCCTTCCGTGATCGCAGTGAGGATGTTTTAGTCATGGTAGATGGAAGGAGGCAGGAGGTAGTGTGTTACAGCCTTCAGCGCAGAAAGCTTTTCACACTTGCCAAGTTTCCGTACTTTGCTGATGGCAAAGCAGCTTGTGTTCATCTCGGTGATATTTTTGTGTCTGGAGGGGTAAGCAGTGGCCTTGAAAAAAGACTGGTTCGTTTTAACACAAAACGCAACCGCTGGGATGAGTGTTGCACCATGCAAGAAGGTCGTTCTTACCATAACTTGGTGTCAGTACAGGACCACCTGTACTCACTCAGCGGTTTTCTGTGTAATGATCCTGTCAGCAGCATCGAGTGCTACACATCCAAAGACAACGCGTGGATCAAGGTGGGTGACCTGGCAGCACCAGTGGGGGGACTCTCGGCAGCAGCCCTGGGGGACACCATTTACATGTTTGGTGGCAAACGCAAACGCCATGAGCAGGAGACGGCTGTCTTCCAGAGTTTCAACACCCGCACATCAACAGCATGTGTACTGAACGCTCTTCCCCTGAGAACGTGCTGGAGCCAAGCCATTGTTGTAGACGATGTCATCCACATCTTCTGTCCCAACGGTCATGTACTGGGCTTCGACAAGTCTGGTCCCCCTGGCATTGTGACTGTGTCCCCCAAACTGGACGTCAGTTACTTCAGTGTGGTCCATCACCGTGGAACATTTCTGGTGATTCAAGTGGGAGATGCCAAGTACCATGATGAAGTGCGTGTCTTTCACCCTGATACAGGGGAGGTTCAGATCATGCATGAACGGCTGCCACGCTCACTGTGTGATTCCAAATGGATGAAGGTTGTCATAAACCGTCAGCACCTCAAGTATGAATGTTCCCATCCCACACATAGGTAG